In Gemmatimonadota bacterium, a genomic segment contains:
- a CDS encoding ribonuclease P protein component, whose protein sequence is MKRLEIENLLMRGRKRKGSRVELFVLPSAGTISRFGTIVPKYGHDIVERNLLKRRLREIGRRRLLTRCDELGLAVDVLARTRKNAYGATFEALLADVTGAMGPEWIRAG, encoded by the coding sequence GAAGCGGCTCGAGATCGAAAACCTGCTCATGAGGGGCCGGAAGAGGAAGGGGTCGCGAGTCGAACTCTTCGTGCTGCCTTCCGCCGGTACGATCTCCAGATTCGGAACCATCGTGCCCAAGTACGGCCACGACATCGTGGAAAGGAACCTCTTGAAGAGAAGACTGCGCGAGATCGGTAGAAGGCGATTGCTGACCAGGTGCGACGAACTCGGCCTGGCGGTCGACGTGCTGGCCAGGACTCGTAAAAACGCATACGGGGCCACGTTCGAAGCTCTGCTTGCGGACGTGACCGGAGCCATGGGACCGGAATGGATCCGGGCCGGTTAG
- the yidD gene encoding membrane protein insertion efficiency factor YidD, giving the protein MDPGRLAERVLIAGVRLYRLALGPFRISLCRFTPSCSTYAIESLREHGAVRGSWLTIKRLSRCRPFGGHGFDPVPEGAAACPRTNLTRRSKGSASTSDRCAPRRSSGE; this is encoded by the coding sequence ATGGATCCGGGCCGGTTAGCCGAGCGGGTGCTTATCGCCGGGGTGAGGTTGTATCGACTTGCGCTTGGTCCGTTCAGAATAAGCCTTTGTCGTTTCACTCCCAGCTGCTCCACCTACGCCATCGAATCTCTGCGAGAGCATGGAGCCGTGCGAGGAAGCTGGTTGACGATCAAACGACTCTCTCGCTGCCGGCCTTTCGGCGGACACGGTTTCGATCCGGTGCCTGAGGGAGCCGCAGCCTGCCCACGGACCAACCTCACAAGGCGTTCGAAGGGCTCCGCATCCACGTCGGACCGGTGCGCTCCCAGGCGCTCTTCGGGCGAATAA
- the yidC gene encoding membrane protein insertase YidC: MRTELRILLAISLVLLVMVGSNLLFPPPPPPEGPDTPMEVLDETGVEGQRGDTDTSEEISIPEAFIERDPVEFEQIIPTAREEAPGREVVVEGPLYRLRFSNEGALLEGVELTGYPDLSQGGFVQLIPEWSAGWLGRMLTAGSDTLDLSGETFHVEPAGGLDLVTDPDNNRLRFAYVHESGFQFIVEYTFDPDSYEMEVDGTAGLPDRPLDRGVVVTGIGSGLAVVEADSAGDERMSAFVSRDGAGAIRSTPISGADAEVVNGPLDWVGVRNRFFALGIFGETGETGAVDHLGQLSVEARVGGGVTLNVSQELGPGGHFGHSLYLGPQDQDMLEEVGRSFNQVNPVGWSFLRPIIRPFASIVLKVLVFLHDTAGLSYGLALVVFGIAMRIVLWPLNHKAMQSQLRNMAVQPLVQEIQAKYKNDKKKQQEEMMKLYKEHGFNPLGGCVPMLLPWPVLIALFFVFQNTIELRGVPFLWLPDLAGPDPYYVLPLLLGVSMWVLQWVSLRSIDNPNPTMKMMMWMMPIMMMVMFIWFGWASGLSLYYLTANLATLPQQIYVANQRKNMRGKPPPVRRKGRFSALRAGS, encoded by the coding sequence ATGAGAACGGAACTGCGCATTTTACTTGCCATCAGCCTCGTATTGCTGGTAATGGTGGGCTCTAACCTGCTCTTCCCGCCACCGCCGCCGCCCGAGGGCCCCGATACACCGATGGAAGTCTTAGACGAGACAGGAGTCGAGGGGCAGCGTGGCGATACCGACACCTCGGAAGAGATCTCGATCCCGGAAGCGTTCATCGAGAGAGATCCGGTCGAGTTCGAGCAGATCATCCCTACCGCCCGGGAAGAGGCTCCAGGACGTGAGGTGGTCGTGGAGGGTCCTCTCTACCGTCTTCGGTTCTCCAATGAAGGTGCGCTGCTCGAAGGGGTGGAGCTGACGGGATATCCCGATCTAAGCCAAGGCGGCTTCGTGCAACTGATACCGGAGTGGAGCGCCGGCTGGCTGGGAAGAATGCTCACGGCCGGTTCCGATACGTTGGACCTCTCGGGAGAGACGTTTCACGTGGAACCTGCCGGGGGACTTGACCTGGTTACGGATCCCGATAACAACCGTCTTCGCTTCGCGTACGTGCACGAAAGCGGTTTCCAGTTCATCGTCGAGTATACGTTCGACCCCGATTCTTACGAAATGGAGGTGGACGGCACCGCCGGTCTTCCCGACCGTCCTTTGGATCGAGGGGTGGTTGTAACCGGCATTGGGTCGGGGCTCGCGGTGGTGGAGGCGGATTCGGCCGGCGATGAGCGAATGTCGGCGTTCGTGAGCCGGGACGGAGCAGGGGCTATCAGGTCGACGCCTATCAGCGGCGCCGACGCGGAGGTCGTGAACGGTCCGCTCGACTGGGTGGGGGTCCGCAATCGCTTCTTCGCCCTCGGGATCTTCGGCGAAACCGGAGAAACGGGCGCCGTCGATCACCTGGGCCAACTATCGGTGGAAGCGCGCGTGGGAGGCGGGGTGACGCTGAACGTTTCCCAGGAGCTCGGACCAGGCGGCCACTTCGGACATTCTCTATACCTGGGACCGCAGGATCAGGATATGCTCGAGGAGGTCGGGCGGAGCTTCAACCAGGTCAATCCCGTTGGGTGGAGCTTCCTGCGACCCATAATTCGACCCTTCGCCTCGATCGTGCTGAAGGTGCTGGTCTTCCTACACGACACGGCCGGGTTGAGCTACGGTCTTGCGCTCGTCGTGTTCGGGATCGCGATGCGCATCGTTCTCTGGCCGCTCAACCACAAGGCCATGCAGTCGCAGCTACGAAACATGGCCGTGCAGCCGTTGGTGCAGGAGATCCAGGCGAAGTACAAGAACGACAAGAAGAAGCAGCAGGAAGAGATGATGAAGCTCTACAAGGAGCACGGCTTCAATCCGCTTGGGGGTTGCGTTCCGATGCTGCTTCCTTGGCCCGTTCTGATCGCTCTCTTCTTCGTTTTTCAGAACACGATCGAACTGCGGGGGGTCCCTTTCCTTTGGCTTCCAGACTTGGCGGGACCTGATCCCTACTACGTTCTCCCTTTGCTTCTCGGGGTTTCGATGTGGGTTCTTCAATGGGTGAGCCTCCGCAGCATCGACAACCCGAACCCAACCATGAAGATGATGATGTGGATGATGCCGATCATGATGATGGTGATGTTCATCTGGTTCGGATGGGCGAGCGGACTCTCTCTCTACTACCTGACGGCGAATTTGGCGACTCTCCCTCAGCAGATTTACGTTGCCAACCAGCGAAAGAACATGAGAGGCAAACCTCCGCCAGTCAGAAGAAAAGGGCGTTTCAGCGCTCTCCGAGCTGGAAGCTGA
- a CDS encoding ParA family protein, producing the protein MSAVFAIANQKGGVGKTTTAVNLGASLAVAEQKTLIIDLDGQGNATSGLGLDVGIDRTSYDLLTGRHPAEECVARAVHLPLLDVMPASHELFGTEMLLGKRDGREKILRQALDPIRESYDYILLDSPPSLGLLKLNILSTADSVIIPIQCEYLALEGIGQLLRTIRVVQKRLNSDLDIEGILLTLYDGRTRHAKQVSVEAKEYFPTKVYDTIIPRNIRLAEAPSFGQPIICYDAVCKGALAYLDLAKEVIERRGSRKKSGARVVSGASAQGDS; encoded by the coding sequence ATGTCAGCAGTTTTCGCCATCGCCAACCAAAAGGGAGGGGTTGGGAAAACTACGACCGCGGTGAACCTTGGGGCGTCGCTCGCCGTGGCCGAACAGAAAACACTAATCATAGATCTCGACGGTCAGGGTAACGCCACGAGCGGCCTCGGACTGGACGTAGGTATCGACCGCACATCTTACGACCTCCTCACCGGAAGACACCCTGCGGAGGAGTGCGTTGCACGAGCTGTCCACCTGCCTCTCCTGGACGTAATGCCGGCGAGTCACGAACTGTTCGGCACCGAGATGCTCCTAGGCAAGAGAGACGGGAGAGAGAAGATACTCCGCCAGGCGCTCGACCCGATCCGGGAATCCTACGACTACATTCTTCTGGACAGCCCCCCGTCACTTGGTTTGCTCAAACTCAACATCCTCTCTACCGCCGATTCGGTCATCATTCCCATCCAGTGCGAGTATCTGGCGCTCGAGGGAATCGGCCAGCTCCTCCGCACGATCCGTGTAGTTCAGAAGCGTCTGAATTCGGATCTGGATATCGAGGGCATTCTCCTGACCCTCTACGACGGACGCACGCGTCACGCCAAGCAGGTGTCCGTCGAAGCCAAGGAGTACTTTCCCACCAAGGTCTACGATACGATAATACCCCGTAACATCCGTCTGGCCGAAGCCCCGAGTTTCGGTCAGCCGATCATATGCTACGATGCCGTGTGCAAGGGAGCTCTGGCCTACCTCGATCTCGCCAAGGAGGTGATCGAACGGCGCGGAAGTCGGAAGAAGTCAGGCGCTCGGGTCGTTAGCGGGGCGTCCGCTCAAGGAGACTCGTGA
- a CDS encoding ParB/RepB/Spo0J family partition protein, producing MKKDRLGRGLGHLLDAYLGSESGDVSSTVPVAAISANPVQPRRHFDDDGIEELKESIRIHGLIQPLIVRPRPGSPGEYQLIAGERRLRSVQALGWDRVPVVIREASDDTLLILALVENLQRRDLNPLEEAEGFRTLVADFGLSQEEVARSVGRSRPAVTNSLRLLRSPDVIKDFVRDGKLSMGHARALLAVPDPERAVELAERAVEEGWSVRETERNVGVKRRRKAEVTDQGSQTSPMFQIFEEALTDHLSTSVTIQRRRGNRGAVRIAYKNHRELENIVELVTGRPLESIAD from the coding sequence GTGAAGAAAGATCGTCTAGGCCGAGGTCTTGGGCACCTGCTCGACGCCTACCTGGGTTCGGAATCCGGGGACGTGAGCAGCACCGTTCCCGTCGCGGCGATCTCGGCCAATCCAGTTCAGCCTCGCCGTCATTTCGACGACGACGGTATCGAGGAACTCAAGGAGTCGATAAGGATTCACGGCCTGATTCAGCCCTTGATCGTACGACCTAGGCCGGGTTCTCCAGGCGAATATCAGCTCATCGCCGGAGAGAGACGCCTACGCTCGGTCCAGGCTCTTGGATGGGACCGAGTTCCGGTAGTAATTCGCGAGGCTTCGGACGATACCCTTCTGATTCTCGCGCTGGTGGAGAATCTTCAGAGGAGGGATCTGAATCCGTTGGAGGAGGCGGAGGGGTTCCGGACCTTGGTGGCCGATTTCGGTCTCTCCCAGGAGGAGGTCGCCCGTAGCGTGGGCAGGAGCAGACCGGCCGTCACCAACAGCTTGCGCCTGCTCAGGTCCCCGGATGTCATCAAGGATTTCGTAAGGGACGGCAAGCTCAGCATGGGTCACGCTCGGGCCTTGCTGGCCGTACCTGATCCGGAACGGGCGGTTGAACTCGCCGAGAGGGCCGTGGAGGAGGGTTGGTCGGTCCGCGAAACCGAGAGAAACGTGGGGGTGAAAAGACGCAGGAAGGCCGAGGTTACCGACCAAGGGTCGCAGACATCCCCCATGTTTCAGATTTTCGAGGAGGCTCTGACCGACCATCTTTCGACCAGCGTGACGATCCAGCGCCGGCGCGGGAACCGCGGCGCGGTGCGAATAGCCTACAAAAACCATCGCGAACTCGAGAACATCGTGGAACTCGTTACCGGTCGTCCTTTGGAGTCGATCGCCGATTGA
- a CDS encoding M23 family metallopeptidase produces MIPALAVLELSLIGSWIWLFQRSSMVQALEEEVATLSVSAAAATTLSARLQALEQEYGRLRAVYTHVEGEENLDPWLTIGSASMHTPGDDSVVTRNYEARPTEWPLAAAGFVTRVAGAGEVRHPGIDIAVASGTYVRASGTGVVDRVGSDEVYGNFVLLDHGGGLETRYAHLSVTFVAEGSQVLAGEAIALAGTTGLSTAPHLHFEVRQDGENLNPLEFVTQPR; encoded by the coding sequence TTGATTCCGGCTCTGGCCGTACTGGAGTTGTCACTGATCGGGAGCTGGATCTGGCTTTTTCAACGCTCCTCCATGGTTCAAGCTTTGGAGGAAGAGGTCGCGACCCTCTCGGTGAGCGCTGCCGCGGCGACCACTCTGTCGGCGAGACTTCAGGCGCTCGAGCAGGAGTACGGCAGGCTTCGCGCGGTATACACGCATGTTGAAGGAGAAGAGAATCTCGACCCCTGGTTGACCATTGGGAGCGCCTCGATGCATACCCCGGGCGACGATTCCGTAGTGACGAGAAATTACGAGGCTCGGCCGACCGAGTGGCCCTTGGCCGCAGCAGGTTTCGTCACACGGGTGGCCGGTGCCGGCGAGGTCCGGCACCCCGGTATCGACATCGCGGTAGCGAGCGGAACCTACGTGCGCGCGTCGGGAACCGGCGTGGTGGACCGGGTCGGGTCGGATGAAGTTTACGGCAACTTCGTGCTCCTTGACCACGGTGGCGGGCTCGAGACCCGCTATGCTCATCTCTCGGTCACTTTCGTAGCGGAGGGAAGTCAAGTCCTGGCAGGCGAGGCGATAGCGTTGGCAGGCACGACCGGACTCTCGACCGCACCACATCTTCATTTCGAGGTGCGGCAGGACGGAGAAAACCTGAATCCTCTGGAGTTTGTAACTCAGCCCCGCTGA
- a CDS encoding polymer-forming cytoskeletal protein: MARNRKPDPNPPLNQANTSLIAAGARVEGDIAAEGTVRVEGMVKGNITAGKAVVIGAGGTFEGELTTQDASIFGQVNGIVTAKSRLELKSEAQVVGTVYAKRMQLDLGAAFEGTLVTGKAAESVSERSGRPATVRPGADRAVKEKGGSADEDRNTGS; encoded by the coding sequence ATGGCTCGAAACCGAAAGCCGGACCCCAATCCGCCTCTTAATCAGGCGAACACGTCGCTGATCGCGGCGGGTGCTCGGGTGGAAGGCGACATCGCGGCGGAAGGAACGGTTCGCGTAGAAGGAATGGTGAAAGGCAACATTACCGCCGGCAAGGCGGTGGTGATCGGAGCCGGAGGTACGTTCGAAGGAGAATTGACGACCCAGGACGCCTCCATATTCGGGCAGGTCAACGGCATTGTCACGGCCAAATCCAGACTTGAGCTCAAGTCCGAGGCCCAGGTCGTGGGCACGGTGTACGCAAAGCGCATGCAGCTCGACTTGGGAGCTGCGTTCGAAGGAACACTGGTGACGGGTAAGGCCGCCGAGTCCGTTTCCGAACGGTCGGGAAGGCCTGCGACCGTAAGACCCGGAGCGGACCGAGCGGTTAAAGAAAAGGGCGGTTCAGCGGACGAAGACCGAAACACCGGTTCGTGA
- a CDS encoding Nif3-like dinuclear metal center hexameric protein, whose translation MKLSSLVEYLDRYLGVADHPDYPGALNGLQVDAGRDATAGGNEIRRVAVAVDASIASIRAASRSAADLLVVHHGIFWGGSKPLVGRHGRRIALLFDSRLSLYSSHLPLDSHSETGNCALLCEALGLTKEGRLGSYKDKQIGWWGRTPEPIGPAELVGLLEKVVHGPVGHVPGRGGKIDRVGVVTGSGGGFLEEACNLDLDALVTGEAGHHASLDAKELGIHLLLGGHYATETFGVKAIGVHLEERFGIPYTFIDHPTGF comes from the coding sequence GTGAAACTGTCGTCTCTGGTCGAATACCTGGACCGTTACCTCGGAGTCGCAGATCATCCGGATTACCCAGGAGCTCTCAATGGACTCCAGGTGGACGCCGGTCGCGACGCAACCGCAGGCGGGAACGAGATTCGTAGAGTTGCAGTCGCCGTCGACGCGTCTATCGCTTCCATAAGGGCCGCTTCCCGGTCCGCGGCTGATCTTCTCGTGGTCCACCACGGCATCTTCTGGGGAGGTTCCAAGCCGCTGGTCGGAAGGCACGGTCGTCGGATCGCTCTGCTTTTCGACTCGCGTCTCTCCCTGTATTCGTCCCATCTCCCTCTCGACTCGCACTCCGAAACAGGCAACTGTGCCCTGCTTTGCGAGGCTCTCGGACTGACGAAGGAAGGACGGCTAGGTTCCTATAAGGACAAGCAGATAGGCTGGTGGGGACGAACGCCCGAACCGATCGGTCCGGCGGAGCTGGTCGGATTGCTTGAGAAAGTCGTCCATGGGCCGGTCGGACATGTGCCCGGAAGAGGCGGAAAGATCGACCGTGTCGGGGTGGTTACGGGGAGCGGCGGCGGTTTCCTGGAAGAAGCCTGCAACCTCGACCTCGACGCTCTCGTAACCGGGGAGGCCGGCCACCACGCTTCTCTCGACGCGAAGGAGCTTGGCATCCACCTGCTTCTCGGCGGACACTATGCAACGGAAACCTTCGGCGTCAAGGCGATAGGTGTCCACCTGGAAGAACGTTTCGGAATTCCGTACACGTTCATCGATCATCCCACCGGTTTCTGA